From the genome of Streptomyces sp. V2I9:
CCGCGCCGAGTTCGTCGTGCGGGGCAAGGTGAAGACCTCCACCTGGATGGGGCCTCTGCGTTTTGGCTCTCTGTCACCTCGGCCGAGCCACGGCCGAGGTGACGATCTTGAAAGCGCGAGAGAGGTCCCCGCCTAGCGGGGACCTCTCTGTTTTCGCTGGTCAAACAGGCGAACCGTTCCGGCTCAGAGTGGGGCGGGTGGGACTCGAACCCACGGCCGACGGATTATGAGTCCGCTGCTCTAACCGGCTGAGCTACCGCCCCGTTTCGGCGTGGCGCGTACACGTGTGCGCCCCGTCTGCCGCAGCATAGCCGGTCATACGATCTCTTGCTTCGGATGGTCGACTTCGCCTGATCTTGAGGACGGCGCTGCGTGCTGCCCGGTTGCGGTCGGGGCGAAGGAGACCCTAAAGGGTGATCGTCGGGACGCTCCGGACGGGTCCGGGGGCCGTTCCGGACAGACGCGAAAGAGGACCCCGAAGGGTCCTCTTCCGTTCCGCTCCCCCGACTGGACTCGAACCAGTAACCCTCCGGTTAACAGCCGAATGCTCTGCCAATTGAGCTACAGGGGATCGCGCTCCCCCGACTGGACTCGAACCAGTAACCTGCCGGTTAACAGCCGGCTGCTCTGCCAATTGAGCTACAGGGGATTGCTGCGTTGCTTCGAAATCGTACCTGCCTGGCTGCTGCCGGGCGGCGCGCGTTCGCTGCGACACATACATTAGCGCAAGCAGGGGGGTGCTCCGCCAATCGGTATCGCCCGGGGTGATCTCGGGTGCCTGCGGGTAGGCGGGCTGCACACGTCGCACCAAGCGTAGGAAGGGTGGCAGCCATGCGGTACCGGCTCACGTTCATCGCCGGAGTGGCCCTCGGTTACGTGCTCGGCACGCGAGCCGGGCGCGAGCGTTACGAGCAGTTGAAGAAGTCGGCCCGGCGGTTCGCGGAGAACCCCGCCGTCCGCAACGCCGCCGAGACCGCGGCGCACAGCGGGCGGGACCTCGCGGACAAGGCGTACCACTCGGTCGGGGACAAGGTCGGGGACCACGTGCCCGCCTCCGTCGCCGAGCGGGTCCGGTCGCTGCGGGACCGCAGCAGCCGGAACGGGCTGGAGGACGACTGGGGGACGACCAACACCTGACGGGCCCGTGGGGCGCGATGTGAGTTCCGGGACGGTCCCGCCGTGCGGCAGAATCTCCGTATGGGCATAGTCGCGGGGCTGGACAGTTCGTCCGCTTTCACTCACATCGTCGTCTGCGACACGGACTCGGGCGCCGTGCTCCGGGAGGGGTACGCCGCCCACCCGGTCGAGGCCAAGGCCTCCGAGGTCGATCCGCAGGCGTGGCTGCTCTCGCTCGGCGAGGCGGCCGCCGGCGGGCTGCTCGAAGGCGTGCAGGCCATCGGCGTCTCCGCGCAGCAGCACGGGCTCGTACCGCTGGATCAGCAGGGCAACCTCGTACGGCCCGCGCTGCTCGGCAACGACCGGCGGGCGCAGGTGGCCGCCGCCGACCTCATCGACGCGCTCGGTGGGCGGCAGGCCTGGGCGGAGGCCGTCGGGGCCGTGCCGAGCGCCGCGCAGCCGGTGGCGAAGCTGCGCTGGCTGACGCGGACCGAGCCCGAGCACGCCCAGCGGGTGGCCGCCGTGCTCCAGCCGCACGACTGGCTCGTGTGGCAGTTGCTCGGCCGGCCCGCCCGGCGGACCACGGACCGGGGCGCGGCCTCGGGCACCGGGTACTGGTCGGCCGGGTCCGCCTCCTACCGCCCCGATCTGGTGGAGCTCGCCCTCGGGCACTCCGCCGCGCTGCCCGAGGTGCTCGGGCCCTCCGATTCCGCCGGGATGACGCCCGAGGGGCTGCTGATCTCCGCGGGCACCGGCGAGACCATGGCCGCCGCCTTCGGGCTCGGGGTCTCCGTGGGCGACGCGGTGGTGTCGCTGGGGGCCTCCGGTTCCGTGATGGCCGTGCACCACGAGGCGCTCGCCGATCCGAACGGGATGATCACCTCGTTCGCCGACGCCACCGGGATGCACCTGCCGGTCGTCCATCTCTCCAACGCCGTGCGCGCACTGCGCGGGACCGCCGAGATGCTGGGGCTGGAGGGGCTGGAGGAGCTGTCCGCGCTGGCGCTCACGTCGACGCCCGGCGCTTCGGGGCTCGTACTCCTGCCGTATCTGGAGGGCGAGCGCACCCCGCAGCTCCCGCACACCGCCGGCACGCTCTGCGGGCTGCGGCGCGAGTCGATGAAGCCGGAGCATCTGGCGCGGGCCTCGTTCGAGGGGATGCTGTGCTCCCTGGCCGACGCGTTGGACGTGCTGCGCGGGCGGGGGGTGGAGGTGCGGCGGGTGTTCCTGCTGGGGGCCGCCGCCGAGCTGCCCGCCGTGCAGGCGCTGGCTCCGGCGGTGTTCGGCACCCAGGTCGTCGTGCCGCAGCCCGCTCAGTACGCGGCGATCGGCGCGGCCCGGCAGGCGGCGTGGGCGCTCGGGGTCTCGCAGGGCTCGCTCGACCCGCGCACCCCCCCGGCCTGGCAGGGTGCGGCGGCCCGGGTGCTGGAGCCCGGCGAGGAGTTGGCGGTGGGCGGCGCGGTGCGCCAGCAGTACCGGGCGACCCGCGAGCAGATCCACCCCGGCGCGTTCGGCGGCGTCCACCCGGAGTGAGCCCGGCGAGGGCGGAAGCGGACCGCCCGCGCCCGGCGCGTACCGGAAGGGCCCCGGCGTGGACCCGGCGCGTTCGGTCGGCCGCCCCCTCTCCGTGCCCCGGAGTGAGCCTCCCTGATCCGGAGCGCGCGGGGCTTGCCCGCGTGCTCCAGGTTTGACCCGAGCTTGGGGAAAAGGGTTCGCTCTCGGAGTACGGCGTACGCGAAACTGGGTCGGCCTCTGCCTGCCGCCGATTCCGAGAGACACGCGTGCTCATACAACTCCTGCGGGTCCATCTGGGCCCGTACAAGAAACCCATCGCGCTGCTGGTGCTCCTCCAGCTGCTCCAGACCTGCGCCACCCTGTATCTGCCCAGTCTGAACGCCGACATCATCGACAACGGTGTCGTCACGGGCGACACCGGTTACATCCTGGAGTTCGGCGGTCTCATGATCGCCGTCAGCGTGCTCCAGATCCTCTGCAACGTGGGGGCCGTGTACTACGGCGCCCGTACGGCCTCCGCGCTCGGGCGCGATGTGCGGGCCGCCGTCTTCGACCGGGTGCAGTCCTTCTCCGCGCGTGAGCTGGGGCGGTTCGGGGCTCCCTCGCTGATCACCCGGACCACCAACGACGTCCAGCAGATCCAGATGCTGGTGCTGCTGGCGTTCACCCTGATGGTGTCGGCCCCGATCATGTGCGTCGGCGGCATCATCATGGCGCTCGGGCAGGACGTGCCGCTCTCCGCGGTGCTGCTGGCGGTCGTGCCGGTGCTGGGGGTCTCGGTCGGTCTGATCGTGAAGCGGATGGGTCCCCTGTTCCGCACCATGCAGGAGCGGCTGGACGGCGTGAACCGGGTGCTGCGCGAGCAGATCACCGGCAACCGGGTCATCCGGGCCTTCGTCCGGGACGGGTACGAGGAGGAGCGGTTCCGGGGGGCGAACACCGAGCTGACCGATGTGTCGGTGGCGACCGGGCGGCTGATGGCGCTGATGTTCCCGACCGTGATGACGGTGGTGAACCTGTCGTCGATCGCGGTGGTGTGGTTCGGCGCGCACCGCATCGACAGCGGCGGGATGCAGATCGGCGCGCTGACCGCGTTCCTCGCCTATCTGATGCAGATCGTGATGGCCGTGATGATGGCCACCTTCATGTTCATGATGGTGCCGCGCGCCGAGGTGTGCGCCGAGCGTGTCGAGGAGGTCCTGGGGACCGAGTCGAGCGTCGTACCGCCGCTCGCGCCCGTCACCGAGCTGCGGCTCCACGGCCACCTGGAGGTGCGCGGGGCCGAGTTCCGCTACCCGGGTGCGGAGGAGCCGGTGCTGCGGAACGTGGACCTGGTGGCCCGGCCCGGCGAGACGACCGCGGTCATCGGGTCGACGGGCAGCGGGAAGTCCACGCTGCTCGGGCTCGTGCCCCGGCTGTTCGACGTCACGGCCGGCGAGGTGCTGGTCGACGGCGAGGACGTGCGGACGCTCGATCCGGTGCTGTTGGCGAAGACGGTGTCCCTGGTGCCGCAGAAGCCGTACCTGTTCTCGGGGACGGTGGCGACGAACCTGCGGTACGGGAATCCGGACGCCACCGACGAGGAGCTGTGGCACGCGCTGGAGGTGGCGCAGGCGAAGGAGTTCGTCGAGGCGCTGGAGCACGGGCTCGACGCGCCGATCGCGCAGGGCGGCACCAATGTGTCCGGCGGTCAGCGGCAGCGGCTCGCCATCGCGCGGACGCTGGTGCAGCGGCCGGAGATCTATCTGTTCGACGACTCGTTCTCGGCGCTGGACTACGCGACCGACGCCGCGCTGCGGGCGGCGCTGGGCCGGGAAACGGCCGGGGCGACCGTGGTGATCGTGGCGCAGCGGGTGTCCACCATCCGTGACGCGGACCGGATCCTGGTGCTGGACGAGGGCCGGGTCGTGGGGTCCGGGACCCATCACGATCTGATGGACGGCAATGAAACGTACCGGGAGATCGTGCTCTCCCAGCTGACGGAAGCGGAGGCCGCGTGATGGCCGGTCCGGCTGGACGGATGATGGCCGGGGGCGCGCCCACCGACCGGTCGATGGATTTCAAGGGGTCGGCCAAGCGGCTGCTGAAGCGCTTCGGCCGGGAGAAGGCGTCGCTGTACCTGATGCTGGCCGCGGTGACGGTGAGCGTCGCGCTGGCGGTGGCCGGGCCGAAGATCCTCGGCATGGCGACCGACCTGATCTTCGCCGGTGTGGTCGGGCGCGGGATGCCCGACGGTACGACGAAGGCGCAGGCGATCGAGGCGCTGCGGGAGGACGGCCGGGGGTCGATGGCCGACATGTTGTCGGGTGTGGACTTC
Proteins encoded in this window:
- a CDS encoding YtxH domain-containing protein, translating into MRYRLTFIAGVALGYVLGTRAGRERYEQLKKSARRFAENPAVRNAAETAAHSGRDLADKAYHSVGDKVGDHVPASVAERVRSLRDRSSRNGLEDDWGTTNT
- a CDS encoding ABC transporter ATP-binding protein translates to MLIQLLRVHLGPYKKPIALLVLLQLLQTCATLYLPSLNADIIDNGVVTGDTGYILEFGGLMIAVSVLQILCNVGAVYYGARTASALGRDVRAAVFDRVQSFSARELGRFGAPSLITRTTNDVQQIQMLVLLAFTLMVSAPIMCVGGIIMALGQDVPLSAVLLAVVPVLGVSVGLIVKRMGPLFRTMQERLDGVNRVLREQITGNRVIRAFVRDGYEEERFRGANTELTDVSVATGRLMALMFPTVMTVVNLSSIAVVWFGAHRIDSGGMQIGALTAFLAYLMQIVMAVMMATFMFMMVPRAEVCAERVEEVLGTESSVVPPLAPVTELRLHGHLEVRGAEFRYPGAEEPVLRNVDLVARPGETTAVIGSTGSGKSTLLGLVPRLFDVTAGEVLVDGEDVRTLDPVLLAKTVSLVPQKPYLFSGTVATNLRYGNPDATDEELWHALEVAQAKEFVEALEHGLDAPIAQGGTNVSGGQRQRLAIARTLVQRPEIYLFDDSFSALDYATDAALRAALGRETAGATVVIVAQRVSTIRDADRILVLDEGRVVGSGTHHDLMDGNETYREIVLSQLTEAEAA
- a CDS encoding FGGY family carbohydrate kinase, with the protein product MGIVAGLDSSSAFTHIVVCDTDSGAVLREGYAAHPVEAKASEVDPQAWLLSLGEAAAGGLLEGVQAIGVSAQQHGLVPLDQQGNLVRPALLGNDRRAQVAAADLIDALGGRQAWAEAVGAVPSAAQPVAKLRWLTRTEPEHAQRVAAVLQPHDWLVWQLLGRPARRTTDRGAASGTGYWSAGSASYRPDLVELALGHSAALPEVLGPSDSAGMTPEGLLISAGTGETMAAAFGLGVSVGDAVVSLGASGSVMAVHHEALADPNGMITSFADATGMHLPVVHLSNAVRALRGTAEMLGLEGLEELSALALTSTPGASGLVLLPYLEGERTPQLPHTAGTLCGLRRESMKPEHLARASFEGMLCSLADALDVLRGRGVEVRRVFLLGAAAELPAVQALAPAVFGTQVVVPQPAQYAAIGAARQAAWALGVSQGSLDPRTPPAWQGAAARVLEPGEELAVGGAVRQQYRATREQIHPGAFGGVHPE